The DNA sequence AAAGACAATCTCCGTTGCCTCAGCACCGATCATGGTCGCAACGTGAGACCGTGCTGCATCTGTTGCTTTTTCGGCCGCCCATCCATAAGCGTGATTTTTGCTGGCGGCATTACCAAAACGCTCCGTGAAGTATGGGAGCATGATGGTTAGAACTCGCGGGTCGACGGGTGTCGTCGCGTGGGAGTCCATGTAAATAGGTCCAGCCATCTGCTAAGCAGACACACCACTTTGGGCGTCGCGAAGGAGGCTACGGCTGATAACAATTCGCTGAACTTCACTGGTACCTTCGTAAATCCGGGTTACCCGAACATCCCGAAAGTAGCGGCTAAGCAAAGAGTCCTGCATGTGGCCGTGGGAAGCGCCTATTTGAAGGGCTTGCTGGGTGGCCTTGTTTGCTGCTTCGGTCGCGTAAACTTTAGCCATGGCGGCTTCGCGGCTAAAGGGTTGGTCGGACTCTTTAAGCCAGGCGGCTCGAAGTGCCAGTAGCCAAGCGGCGTCGCATTCCGTTCCAATATTAGCCAGCTTAAAAAGCATGCCTTGGGTAGCTCCATGTTGCTTGTCGGATAGCATGATTTCACGCGCTCGGTTCATCGCGCCATAGGCCATACCCAACGACTGTGAGCTGATTCCAACCCTTCCGCCATCGAGAGCCATCATCGCGATTTTGAATCCTTCGCCTTCTTGGCCAAGCATCGCGCTGTGTGGAACCGTTACATCTGCGAGACTTAGGGAGACCGTGTGGGAGGCCCGCAGGCCCAGTTTCTCTTCAGGTTTGCCAGAACTTAGTCCTGGTGCCCCGCCGTCAACGAGAAAGCATGAGATTCCTTTGGCTCCAGCTCCCCCGGTTCGTGCCCATACCACAACCACTCCGGCTCGATCGCCGGTCGTAATCCAGAGCTTTTCGCCGTTGATAACCCAGTTGTCGCCAACTCGCTCTGCACGGGTCGCCAATGCGCCTGCATCTGAACCAGCGGCCGGTTCGCTTAACGCAAACGCTCCCCCGAAAAACTCACCGCTTGTTAACTTCGGGATGTAAGCTTGGCGCTGCTCTTTTGTTCCATATGCTTGAAGCACTTCGCCAACCATATTGGTTACGGCCATGGTTACGGCAACGGCAGGATCTCCAGCTGCGATTTCGCGTACAGCAACCGCGTAGCCAACGACACCTGCTTCGGAACCACCGTATTCCTTACGGATATTGACGCCGAGCAGCCCTCGGTCACCAAGGCCCTTGATGGTTTCCGGCTCAATGTCGTGACCGTCCTCGCGCTTTTGCGCATCGGGCATCAAAGTGTCTTTTGCATACGCGGCTGCAATTTCGCGCAGCCCGGATTGCTCGGCTGTAAGTTCAAACAACATCAGTTTTAGCTCACTTCCTTAAGCAGCGAACGCGCAATAACGATACGTTGAATTTCGCTGGTGCCTTCATAAATCTGAGTGATTCGAGCATCGCGAAAGTGGCGTTCTGCTGGGTACTCTTTGGAGTAACCGAAGCCACCATGAATCTGAATAGCTTTATCGGTAACACGGCCGCTCATCTCGCTGGCAAAAACCTTCGCCATCGCCGAGGCCTGACCATAGGGTTTCTTTTGGTCCTTGAGCCATGCTGCACGCCAAATAAGCAAACGAGCCGCATCAATTTCAGTGCCCATATCGGCGAGCATGAATTGGATGGCTTGGAAGTTTGCGATGGGGCCGCCAAAGGCTTCACGTTCAAGTGAATACGCGCGCGCTTCATCAAAGGCTTGGCGAGCAATTCCCAGTGCTTGGGCTGCGATACCAATCCGGCCACCGTCGAGGGTACCCATTGCAATTTTAAAGCCCTGGCCTACTTCACCTAAAAGCGCCGTGGCAGGAAGCCGTACGTTGTCGAGCGAAATTTGGCTCGTGCTGGAAGCTTTGATTCCTAGCTTTTCTTCGTTCTTCGCGACGATGAATCCAGGAGTATTGGTAGGTACCAAGTAGGCATTGATGCCGCGTGTGCCGAGGGTCTTATCTCCCATGGCAAATACGATACAGAGATCTGCCTGGGCACCGTTTGTTATCCAGTTCTTGGAACCATTGATAACCCACTCATCGCCGTCTTTTTTGGCGACGGTTGCTTGGGCAGCGGCATCCGAACCCGTACCGGGCTCACTCAGCGCGTAGCAGCCTATTCTCTGACCGGAGGCGATAGGCTTAAGCCACTCTTCTTTTTGGGCGGGTGTGCCGTAACGAAGCAGTGGGTCGCAAACAAGTGAGTTGTTGACGCTGGTGATGACACCACAACTTGCACAGGCTGCAGAGATTTCTTCAATCGCGAGTGCATAGGCCACGTGGTCCATGCCCGCGCCGCCCCATTCCTCAGGGATAGCGACACCCATCAGGCCCATGTCGGCCATCGCACGGAATTGATCATGCGGGAACTCAGCTTTTTTATCGATCTCTTCAGCGTGAGGTAGAATTTGGTCACGCGCAAAGGCTCGGACTGAATCTCTTAAGAGTGTTTGTTCTTCTGTGAGCTCTAAATTCATCTCTAACTACCTTTGAAGTTGGGTTCGCGTTTTTGCAAAAAGGCTTGAGTGCCCTCGCGCATATCTTCAGTTGCAAAGAGCACCCCAAATGAACCTTGCTCGAGTTTGGCCGCTTCCGTCTGAGTAGATTGCAGCCCTTCCACCATGACTTTTTTGGCCCGTCGCACAGCCACTGGTGCGCGGCTTGCGATTGTTGCGGCTACCTTCTGAACGTGTGCGAGTAGTTCAGCGCCTTCGATAACTGCGTGCACCAGACCGATACGATGGGCTTCATTGGCTCGGTAAATGTCTCCCGTCAAAATCCACTCGGTCGCGGCCGCAAGACCAACTTTGCGAGGAAGCCGTACAGCTCCTCCGAAACCAGGGATAAGTCCGAGCTTTACTTCGGGCTGACCAAACTTTGCTTTTTCCGAGGCATAGATAATGTCGCAAGCGAGTGCGAGTTCACAACCGCCGCCCAAGCAAAAGCCATTGACTGCCGCGAGCACCGGCACAGGGAGATGTTCGATTTTTTCGAAGATACCATGACCCTTTGCAGAGAACTCCTCAGCCTGAGCTGGGTCCATATCAGCCATTTCACTGATATCAGCTCCGGCTACGAATGATTTCTCTCCGGCGCCGGTAAGAACCATGCATCGCAGACTCTCGTCCTTCGTGAGGTGGTCAAGGACAGCGTCTAGTTCAGCGAGAACGGCACTGTTGATGGCATTTAGAGCCTTAGGGCGGTTGATGGTGACTGTAGCCACACCGTTGTCTATTTCAAGGGCGACGACTGAAAGAGAATCTATTGAAACCATGACGCACTCCGGTGACGATAATGTTGGAAGGCTCGTAGCGGGCGCTGACTAGGGTGTCAACACCTACCCCGCGCAATGGGCTATTCCTCTGCCTTTTGAAGCTCCATACATCGTTGATATACGGGACGTTTTTTCTTTTCCAGAAGAGCCGCAACGGCCGTTGATGCATCTCTTGATGACAACCCGGCCGCCAGGCATTTATTAAGCGCGTTATCGACTTCTTCTTCACCCGGTTGTTGGCGCTCTCTAACGTAGCGGTCTAAGACGATAACAATCTCACCCTTGAGGCCCTTTTGTGACCATGCCGCCAAATCTTCAAGGGTGCCTTTGCGAACTTCCTCATGCATTTTAGTGAGTTCGCGGCAGACAACGGCTTTGCGCTGCGGCTGATGTTCGGCCAGTTCGGATAAGGTTTGGGTGATTCGGTGCGGCGCTTCAAACAATACGACTGACCCTTCCGTGGCGCATGCCCGTGCAATAGCCTTCTTCCGCGACGCGCCCTTGTGAGGCACGAAGCCGTAAAAAGTAATGCCTTCATCCATAGGAGCGAGTCCCGCAACGCTAAGCGCCGCGACAAGTGCTGTAGGGCCGGGTATCGGTGAAACCTTGATACCTTCATCGAGTAGCGCTGATACAAATCGGCCGCCCGGGTCGCTGATTGCCGGTGTACCGGCGTCGGTTACCATTGCGACTTTAAGCCCTCCCTGGATTTCAGCTAAGAGAGCAGGCGTTCGGGCCTCTTCGTTGTGTTCGTGGAGACTTTTCAGTGGCGTTTGGATCTCAAAATGCCGCAAAAGGCCCTTGGT is a window from the Deltaproteobacteria bacterium genome containing:
- a CDS encoding acyl-CoA dehydrogenase: MNLELTEEQTLLRDSVRAFARDQILPHAEEIDKKAEFPHDQFRAMADMGLMGVAIPEEWGGAGMDHVAYALAIEEISAACASCGVITSVNNSLVCDPLLRYGTPAQKEEWLKPIASGQRIGCYALSEPGTGSDAAAQATVAKKDGDEWVINGSKNWITNGAQADLCIVFAMGDKTLGTRGINAYLVPTNTPGFIVAKNEEKLGIKASSTSQISLDNVRLPATALLGEVGQGFKIAMGTLDGGRIGIAAQALGIARQAFDEARAYSLEREAFGGPIANFQAIQFMLADMGTEIDAARLLIWRAAWLKDQKKPYGQASAMAKVFASEMSGRVTDKAIQIHGGFGYSKEYPAERHFRDARITQIYEGTSEIQRIVIARSLLKEVS
- the rsmI gene encoding 16S rRNA (cytidine(1402)-2'-O)-methyltransferase, with translation MSQNEQGILWVVATPIGNLSDMSPRAIRTLESADLVLAEDTRHTKGLLRHFEIQTPLKSLHEHNEEARTPALLAEIQGGLKVAMVTDAGTPAISDPGGRFVSALLDEGIKVSPIPGPTALVAALSVAGLAPMDEGITFYGFVPHKGASRKKAIARACATEGSVVLFEAPHRITQTLSELAEHQPQRKAVVCRELTKMHEEVRKGTLEDLAAWSQKGLKGEIVIVLDRYVRERQQPGEEEVDNALNKCLAAGLSSRDASTAVAALLEKKKRPVYQRCMELQKAEE
- a CDS encoding aminotransferase class V-fold PLP-dependent enzyme encodes the protein MAGPIYMDSHATTPVDPRVLTIMLPYFTERFGNAASKNHAYGWAAEKATDAARSHVATMIGAEATEIVF
- a CDS encoding acyl-CoA dehydrogenase gives rise to the protein MLFELTAEQSGLREIAAAYAKDTLMPDAQKREDGHDIEPETIKGLGDRGLLGVNIRKEYGGSEAGVVGYAVAVREIAAGDPAVAVTMAVTNMVGEVLQAYGTKEQRQAYIPKLTSGEFFGGAFALSEPAAGSDAGALATRAERVGDNWVINGEKLWITTGDRAGVVVVWARTGGAGAKGISCFLVDGGAPGLSSGKPEEKLGLRASHTVSLSLADVTVPHSAMLGQEGEGFKIAMMALDGGRVGISSQSLGMAYGAMNRAREIMLSDKQHGATQGMLFKLANIGTECDAAWLLALRAAWLKESDQPFSREAAMAKVYATEAANKATQQALQIGASHGHMQDSLLSRYFRDVRVTRIYEGTSEVQRIVISRSLLRDAQSGVSA